The following coding sequences lie in one Lucilia cuprina isolate Lc7/37 unplaced genomic scaffold, ASM2204524v1 Scaffold_6842, whole genome shotgun sequence genomic window:
- the LOC111686625 gene encoding coiled-coil domain-containing protein 97, protein MTTTLEETAENETKPQNTPTDNACQNTESSTASSLPQEIMNIMEFLSLNTKIMFKSQQRDEPELQQIDKLKVALDVYQRNPQTFLIRFGQYLEEKHLQDFARLSIADSDEEMHLMVKEYQEKLKTRQRDVKNRRYAALQKLIKEGEYFSEQEMMKRQPELYQELVGQYLSSKEKQQRDSYDVRNTTFSGILMHNLEQEQLNEVMKKAEKHVQEETIQSSSRKEEQHVEKGILDNLEKEEDEIPLNCRQQWGNFDNEQIACSSSKIQLKKSSVKKKLNTTPPPLKDLITADERELLRQEFISQMHEQFLTGQDEEFDYTNIDDNTQFDDLTLINQDKEDKYFDESDDEEDADDGNERNVDGCNPNKMEQDEESEDELDVYMSHLNKHHSLQKNI, encoded by the coding sequence ATGACAACCACATTAGAAGAAACAGcggaaaatgaaacaaaaccacAAAATACTCCTACAGACAATGCATGCCAGAATACAGAATCATCCACAGCTTCTTCGTTACCACAAGAGATTATGAATATAATGGAATTCTTAAGCTTAAATACGAAAATCATGTTTAAGTCCCAACAACGAGATGAACCcgaattgcaacaaatagacaAGTTAAAAGTAGCTTTAGATGTTTATCAAAGAAATCCACAAACGTTTCTTATACGTTTTGGTCAGTATTTAgaagaaaaacatttacaagATTTTGCTAGACTCTCCATAGCCGACAGTGACGAAGAAATGCATTTAATGGTAAAAGAATAtcaggaaaaattaaaaacacgtCAAAGAGATGTTAAAAATAGACGTTACGCAGCTTTACAAAAGCTTATAAAAGAAGGTGAATATTTTAGTGAACAAGAAATGATGAAACGACAGCCGGAACTGTATCAAGAGCTGGTGGGGCAATATTTAAGTAGCAAAGAAAAGCAACAGCGTGACTCATATGATGTTAGAAATACCACATTTTCTGGCATACTCATGCATAACCTGGAGCAGGAACAATTGAATGAGGTAATGAAGAAAGCAGAAAAACATGTACAAGAAGAAACTATCCAATCATCCTCAAGAAAAGAGGAACAACATGTTGAAAAGGgtattttagataatttagaaaaagaagaagatgaAATTCCTCTAAATTGCCGCCAACAGTGGGGTAATTTTGATAATGAACAAATTGCATGTTCTTCGagtaaaatacaattaaaaaagtcATCTGTTAAAAAGAAGTTAAATACTACACCACCACCATTGAAGGACTTAATAACCGCCGATGAGAGAGAACTTTTAAGACAAGAATTTATAAGTCAAATGCATGAACAATTTCTAACGGGACAAGATGAGGAATTCGACTATACCAATATCGATGATAATACCCAGTTTGAtgatttaactttaataaatcAAGATAAAGAAGATAAGTATTTCGACGAAAGTGATGATGAGGAAGATGCTGATGATGGTAATGAGCGAAACGTTGATGGATGTAATCCTAACAAAATGGAACAAGATGAAGAATCCGAAGATGAATTAGATGTTTATATGTCTCATTTGAATAAACACCATAGTCtacaaaagaatatttaa